Proteins found in one Arachis stenosperma cultivar V10309 chromosome 8, arast.V10309.gnm1.PFL2, whole genome shotgun sequence genomic segment:
- the LOC130946661 gene encoding GPI-anchored protein LLG2-like — MASSNALFSCILFFILIVTLASASSASNSGVSTTTVRSLLQAKTACKVDMEKLNYTIITSQCKGPHYPPKICCNALKQLACPISKEINDEGSDCAQVMFSYINIHGKYPPGLFANQCKEESEGLNCENVVYPPSPSTSFSSPKLSHNASHSIILLFSVAAFLGGFLFHWF, encoded by the exons ATGGCTTCCTCAAATGCCTTATTCTCTTGcattctcttcttcattctcatTGTCACGTTAGCCTCGGCTTCTTCCGCTTCCAATTCTG GGGTATCAACTACAACTGTCCGTTCCCTCCTTCAGGCCAAGACAG CTTGCAAAGTTGACATGGAGAAGCTGAACTACACAATAATCACAAGCCAGTGCAAGGGGCCACATTATCCACCAAAGATTTGTTGCAATGCTCTAAAGCAATTGGCATGCCCAATCTCAAAGGAGATCAATGATGAGGGAAGTGATTGTGCTCAAGTCATGTTTAGCTACATTAACATTCATGGAAAATACCCTCCTGGCCTCTTTGCTAATCAATGcaaagaagaatctgaaggtcTTAACTGTGAAAATGTAGTATATCCTCCTTCTCCTTCTACATCTTTTAGCTCTCCCAAACTTTCTCATAATGCTTCTCATTCTATCATCTTGCTCTTCTCTGTTGCTGCTTTCCTAGGAGGCTTCTTGTTCCATTGGTTCTAA
- the LOC130946660 gene encoding uncharacterized protein LOC130946660 produces the protein MLLMPLSSSSSSLVTTTTRAFLCKCPHSKPKFQSWNRTHANGASTRHFHCFYQLQFSHMGEAVKEEEEEEGAAISLEEWRAWGTTSPVPSMVSQIVNDLKLLEKHVDARMSFGGNGGKLQGDFRVQEDKKHRATYQALGDSEKKLQFYSARQIACRVLGSRGYLCQKCWLPVEEDCMCSRINSCSLWPGIKFWLYMHPKDFLRQNNTGKLLWQVFGVDAANLCLFGIPQHEEIMWNAFKLAGKSKVWCLYPNKSSVLKSVQDAFGEELVTNYEVTAAKDSKVDTTLHFILIDGTWSNSAAMFRRLQDQAKSVWGDEDLACISLNPGASAMHKLRPQPSWDRTCTAAAAVGLLLELQLLPQFSSIGLDTQAEAVEHALTVLLEALTTRRVRMGRSITRKVRQTNIR, from the exons ATGTTGCTGATGCCATTATCATCGTCTTCATCATCATTGGTTACTACTACTACTAGGGCCTTTCTATGCAAATGTCCTCATTCGAAGCCGAAGTTTCAATCTTGGAACCGAACCCACGCTAACGGAGCATCAACACGCCATTTCCATTGCTTTTACCAGCTACAGTTCTCTCACATGGGGGAAGctgttaaagaagaagaagaagaagaaggtgctGCTATCTCCTTGGAGGAGTGGCGGGCCTGGGGCACAACCTCCCCCGTTCCATCCATGGTTTCTCAAATTGTTAATGATTTGAAGCTTTTGGAGAAACACGTCGATGCTCGCATGAGCTTTGGTGGCAATGGTGGAAAGTTGcag GGGGATTTTAGGGTACAAGAAGATAAGAAACATCGAGCGACCTATCAGGCATTAGGTGATTCTGAAAAGAAGCTCCAGTTTTATTCAGCCAGACAAATAGCCTGTCGCGTGCTTGGAAGCAGGGGTTACCTCTGTCAGAAG TGCTGGCTTCCTGTGGAGGAGGATTgtatgtgttcaagaatcaattcctGCTCCCTCTGGCCGGGAATAAAATTTTGGTTGTATATGCATCCCAAG GATTTCTTACGACAGAACAACACTGGTAAGCTGTTGTGGCAAgtgtttggtgttgacgctgcAAACTTGTGCCTTTTTGGCATTCCTCAACATGAAGAAATCATGTGGAATGCATTTAAACTGGCAG GAAAAAGTAAGGTATGGTGCCTTTATCCCAACAAGAGCTCAGTTTTAAAATCAGTTCAAGATGCGTTTGGTGAGGAGCTGGTCACAAACTATGAAGTCACAGCAGCAAAG GATTCAAAAGTAGACACAACACTGCATTTTATTTTGATTGATGGGACATGGAGCAACTCTGCAGCTATGTTTAGGCGTCTTCAG GATCAAGCAAAATCAGTTTGGGGAGATGAGGACCTTGCTTGTATATCCTTAAATCCTGGTGCATCTGCCATGCATAAACTTAG GCCCCAACCATCTTGGGATCGGACTTGTACGGCTGCAGCAGCTGTCGGCCTGCTCTTAGAGCTCCAACTTCTTCCCCAGTTTAGCTCCATTGGGTTGGATACACAGGCAGAAGCAGTGGAACATGCTTTAACCGTACTGTTAGAAGCCCTCACAACTCGACGTGTTCGCATGGGGAGGTCCATAACGCGGAAAGTGAGGCAAACCAACATCCGTTAG